A section of the Larus michahellis chromosome 1, bLarMic1.1, whole genome shotgun sequence genome encodes:
- the GPR22 gene encoding G-protein coupled receptor 22 has translation MCFSPILEVNMQSESNITVRDAIDDIDTNMYRPLSYPLSFQVSLTGFLMLEIVLGLGSNLTVLVLYCMKSNLINSVSNIITMNLHVLDVIICVGCIPLTIVILLLSLESNTALICCFHEACVSFASVSTAINVFAITLDRYDISVKPANRILTMGRAVILMTSIWIISLFSFLIPFIEVNFFSLRSASTWENKTLLCVSTNEYHTELGMYYHLLVQIPIFFFTVIVMLITYTKILQALNIRIGTRFTTGQKKKARKKKTISLTTQHETTDVSHSSAGRNVVFGVRTSVSVIIALRRAVKRHRERRERQKRVFRMSLLIISTFLLCWTPISVLNTTILCLGPSDLLVKLRLCFLVMAYGTTIFHPLLYAFTRQKFQKVLKSKMKKRVVSIVEADPMPNNAVIHNSWIEPKRNKKITFEDNEVRQKCLVPQVVTD, from the coding sequence ATGTGTTTCTCCCCCATTCTGGAAGTCAACATGCAGTCTGAATCTAACATTACAGTTCGAGATGCCATTGATGACATCGACACCAACATGTACCGACCACTGTCATACCCATTAAGCTTTCAAGTTTCTCTCACTGGATTTTTGATGTTAGAAATTGTTTTGGGACTTGGCAGCAACCTCACTGTGCTGGTACTTTACTGTATGAAATCCAACTTAATCAATTCTGTCAGTAACATAATTACAATGAACCTTCATGTACTTGATGTAATAATTTGTGTGGGATGTATTCCTCTAACTATAGTTATCCTTCTGCTTTCACTGGAGAGTAACACTGCTCTCATCTGCTGCTTCCATGAGGCTTGTGTCTCTTTCGCAAGCGTTTCAACTGCAATCAACGTCTTTGCTATCACTCTGGACCGATACGACATCTCCGTAAAACCTGCCAATCGAATTCTGACCATGGGAAGGGCTGTGATATTAATGACATCAATATGGatcatttcacttttttccttcctgattcCTTTCATTGAAGTCAACTTTTTCAGCCTTCGAAGCGCAAGTACTTGGGAAAATAAGACACTTTTGTGCGTGAGTACAAACGAGTACCACACTGAGCTAGGAATGTACTACCACCTTCTCGTTCAGATTCCaatctttttcttcactgttatAGTAATGCTAATCACGTACACCAAAATACTCCAGGCTCTAAATATTCGGATTGGTACAAGATTTACAAcgggacaaaagaaaaaagctagaaagaaaaaaactatttCTTTGACCACTCAGCACGAGACTACAGATGTGTCCCACAGCAGTGCAGGAAGAAACGTCGTCTTTGGCGTAAGGACTTCTGTCTCTGTCATAATTGCTCTCCGCCGAGCCGTAAAACGGCACCGGGAGCGACGAGAACGGCAAAAGAGAGTCTTCAGAATGTCCCTCTTGATTATCTCAACATTCCTTCTCTGCTGGACACCCATCTCTGTTTTAAACACCACCATCTTATGTTTGGGCCCAAGTGACCTTTTGGTAAAGTTGCGATTATGTTTTCTAGTAATGGCATATGGAACAACTATATTTCACCCTCTACTTTATGCATTCACAAGACAAAAGTTTCAGAAAGTTCTGAAAAGTAAGATGAAAAAGCGAGTTGTTTCAATAGTGGAAGCAGATCCCATGCCAAATAACGCTGTAATACACAACTCATGGATAGAGcctaaaaggaacaaaaagattACCTTTGAAGACAACGAAGTAAGGCAGAAATGTTTAGTACCTCAGGTTGTCACTGACTAG